From Spirosoma aerolatum, one genomic window encodes:
- a CDS encoding Gfo/Idh/MocA family protein: MPSSRRDFLHQSTHLAAGLGLSATLPEISRSAAPSDTIRIGLIGVNSMGWADLTSMLKNPGAVCVALCDVDNNVLKKRADELEKQTGKKVTLYNDFRKLIDDKTVDAVIVGTPDHWHCLPAVYACQAGKDVYVEKPLATTIEECNLIVAAAKRYNRIVQVGQWQRSGDHWKAALDYVQSGKIGRVRSVKTWAFMSYGKEFPPRPDEPVPAGVDYDMWLGPAPGRPFNRNRFHGTFRYYWDYAGGLMTDWGAHMIDIALWGMNVTAPKSVIATGGKFGFPDHDGDTPDTMQVVYDYGQFSILWEQSLGTMRGPYDRDHGVAFIGNLGTVVIDRGKWEVLPEVEQGRYLVPAQPIQYGNGRDLDSHTRNFLECIRSRQQPNCPAEAGRNVALHSHLGNIAYRTGHKLIWDDGQGGIVSDPSAQALTKAHYRAPWSLPKLS, from the coding sequence ATGCCTTCATCAAGACGCGATTTTCTTCACCAGTCAACGCACCTGGCGGCAGGGCTAGGTCTGTCGGCCACGCTACCCGAAATAAGCCGTTCAGCAGCTCCATCCGATACGATCCGTATCGGGTTGATTGGTGTTAACAGCATGGGATGGGCAGATCTGACGTCGATGCTCAAAAATCCCGGTGCTGTTTGCGTTGCACTTTGTGACGTAGACAACAACGTACTGAAAAAACGGGCAGATGAACTGGAGAAACAAACGGGTAAAAAAGTTACGCTGTACAACGATTTCCGGAAATTGATCGACGATAAAACGGTCGATGCGGTCATCGTGGGTACGCCCGATCATTGGCATTGTTTGCCAGCCGTATATGCCTGCCAGGCCGGGAAAGATGTATACGTTGAAAAGCCACTGGCCACGACCATTGAAGAGTGTAATCTGATTGTAGCAGCCGCCAAGCGCTATAATCGGATTGTTCAGGTAGGGCAATGGCAGCGGAGTGGCGACCATTGGAAAGCGGCACTAGACTACGTTCAGTCAGGAAAAATCGGTCGGGTCCGGTCGGTAAAAACCTGGGCATTCATGAGTTATGGCAAAGAATTTCCACCCCGCCCAGACGAACCTGTACCTGCCGGTGTCGATTACGATATGTGGTTGGGGCCGGCACCAGGTCGTCCATTCAATCGAAATCGGTTTCACGGTACTTTTCGATATTACTGGGATTATGCCGGTGGACTCATGACCGACTGGGGCGCCCATATGATCGATATTGCCCTTTGGGGAATGAACGTGACCGCGCCCAAATCGGTCATAGCTACGGGAGGTAAATTTGGTTTTCCCGATCATGACGGCGATACACCCGACACCATGCAGGTTGTGTATGATTATGGTCAGTTCTCAATCCTGTGGGAACAGTCGCTGGGAACGATGCGTGGCCCTTACGACCGCGATCATGGCGTAGCGTTTATTGGCAACCTGGGTACGGTGGTGATTGACCGGGGAAAATGGGAAGTACTACCTGAGGTAGAACAGGGCCGGTATCTGGTTCCGGCTCAACCAATTCAGTATGGCAATGGCCGGGATCTGGACAGCCACACCCGAAATTTTCTGGAATGCATTCGATCAAGACAACAACCCAATTGCCCAGCAGAGGCTGGCCGCAATGTAGCCCTGCATTCGCATCTGGGCAACATTGCCTATCGGACTGGTCATAAGCTCATCTGGGATGATGGACAGGGCGGTATTGTGAGTGATCCGTCGGCCCAGGCACTCACTAAAGCCCATTATCGAGCACCTTGGTCTTTACCTAAACTATCCTAA
- a CDS encoding type II toxin-antitoxin system HicA family toxin: MKTPRDLKGESLIKLLEKHFGYEQTRQAGSHLRLTTVRNGTHHLTVPKHNPVRLGTLNKILSDVADHFGLSQEQVVDRLFQ; encoded by the coding sequence ATGAAAACACCTCGCGATCTCAAAGGTGAATCACTTATCAAATTATTAGAAAAGCATTTTGGCTACGAACAGACCCGGCAAGCAGGGAGTCATCTCCGGCTAACCACTGTACGCAATGGTACCCACCATCTAACTGTTCCCAAACATAATCCGGTCAGGCTTGGCACATTAAATAAAATCTTGTCAGATGTAGCCGATCATTTTGGGTTAAGTCAGGAGCAAGTAGTCGATCGGCTGTTCCAATAA
- a CDS encoding type II toxin-antitoxin system HicB family antitoxin, whose amino-acid sequence MKEIFFLIEEADEGGYIASAIGQSIVTEADTLEELKANIREATICHFDEGQAPQIAHLHFVKDEVLSLV is encoded by the coding sequence TTGAGGAAGCAGACGAGGGAGGGTATATTGCGTCGGCAATTGGCCAATCCATTGTTACGGAGGCCGACACATTGGAGGAACTGAAAGCAAATATTCGGGAAGCAACTATTTGCCATTTTGATGAAGGACAAGCTCCACAAATCGCCCATTTGCATTTCGTGAAAGATGAAGTCCTGAGTTTGGTGTGA